One part of the Thermoanaerobacterium sp. CMT5567-10 genome encodes these proteins:
- a CDS encoding CPBP family intramembrane glutamic endopeptidase, whose amino-acid sequence MIKGKELTKIILTVYAFIAIVFSIIYIIKIFILKYNNLYLTTMTNYGIQLLMLVLALYLLNKFNYIKYVKFTLKSFFELVAYTMLLIILIIVLSNAFHIGHYFVWNTGSSMTILFQNFYFVLVALEEEYLFRVVLYYKVLETIVLKNKALKVIIAILLTNAIFSMSHFPITYLVHHGNMNITYFLNVFISGIIASYLYLRTGNIYIASAMHFIGDARIIELYPYNRLPIYVYFIDNMMVISVIIIEIYNICKYFYNKNLRKRKFQFKIIKT is encoded by the coding sequence ATGATAAAAGGAAAAGAATTAACAAAAATAATTTTAACAGTTTATGCTTTTATCGCAATAGTATTTTCAATTATATACATAATAAAAATTTTCATCTTAAAATACAATAACTTATATTTAACAACTATGACGAATTATGGAATACAGCTTTTGATGTTAGTTCTTGCATTATATTTGTTAAATAAATTTAACTACATAAAATATGTAAAGTTTACCTTAAAATCTTTTTTTGAATTAGTTGCCTATACAATGTTGCTTATAATTCTTATAATAGTATTATCAAATGCATTTCATATTGGACATTATTTTGTGTGGAATACTGGAAGCTCCATGACGATACTATTTCAAAATTTTTATTTTGTTCTTGTAGCATTAGAAGAGGAGTATTTATTTAGGGTGGTTCTTTATTACAAAGTTTTAGAAACGATTGTTTTGAAGAATAAAGCTTTAAAAGTAATAATTGCTATACTTCTGACAAATGCAATATTTTCGATGTCACATTTTCCTATAACGTATTTAGTACATCATGGAAATATGAATATAACATACTTTTTAAATGTATTTATTTCAGGTATTATTGCAAGTTATTTATATTTGCGAACAGGGAATATATATATCGCATCTGCCATGCATTTCATAGGAGATGCTAGAATTATTGAACTATATCCTTATAACAGATTGCCTATTTATGTATATTTTATAGACAATATGATGGTGATTTCTGTTATAATAATTGAAATATACAATATTTGTAAGTATTTTTACAATAAAAATCTACGGAAAAGAAAATTTCAATTTAAAATCATAAAGACATAG
- a CDS encoding CPBP family intramembrane glutamic endopeptidase, with amino-acid sequence MILFILVALTEEYLYRITLYFKISEILNLKSNILKIVFSIILTNILFSIAHYPIRHYNISTLFEIFITGIYFSYLFLRTGNIYLACMMHFYYDLPILSTIDIRYHHYREIISLIISIMLIESYYMVKHYYLRLFSRYEQS; translated from the coding sequence ATGATTTTATTTATTTTAGTTGCGTTAACAGAAGAATATTTATATAGAATTACTCTTTATTTTAAAATATCTGAAATATTAAATTTAAAAAGCAACATCTTAAAAATAGTATTTAGTATAATATTAACAAATATTTTATTCTCGATTGCCCATTATCCTATACGTCATTATAATATTTCTACACTTTTTGAAATATTTATAACAGGTATCTATTTCAGTTATCTTTTTTTACGAACTGGCAATATATACTTAGCTTGCATGATGCATTTTTATTATGATTTACCAATTTTATCAACAATTGATATAAGATATCATCATTATCGAGAAATCATTTCTTTAATAATTTCGATTATGTTAATAGAAAGTTATTATATGGTTAAACACTATTATCTTAGACTATTTAGCAGATACGAGCAAAGTTAG